A segment of the Candidatus Protochlamydia naegleriophila genome:
GGCCAAGGTTGATGCAGCTATTAAGGCTAGCCAGGGTCAATAATGCACTATGCTTGTGGCAGGCGTTTTCTAAAAACGCCTGCCAGGTAAGAGATTTTGCAAGGTTGTTGTTCCATCGGCCAAAAACTTCTCTTTGTATGCGAATAGATTTCCAATTTTCCGGTTCATTGGTGTATAAGGGGTGGCAAGATTAATTTTCTCACCCCCCTAATCTCACTCTATGATGGATAACATGATTCCCGTAGCAGATCTTCATTGCGATCTTCTTTGCTATTTAGAAGAAAATCCGGCTCGCACCCCCTACGATTCAGTTGTACGTTGCTCGTTTCCGCAGCTGATGAAGGGTCATGTTAAACTTCAGACCTTAGCCAATTTTACCCATACCGGTCCTTTATCGGTCAAAAAGGGAATGGCTCAAGTCCAACTTTACCGTCAATTAGCGTTGCTTTATCCCAAGGACGTTAAAAGGGGGCAAATGCCTTTTAGCATGCCAGGGCAAACCGATCCTGTTGCTCTTTTGATGGCTTTTGAAAATGCATCTGGTTTTTGTGGCGAGGAGGAACCTCTTAAAGACGGTATAAACCGCTTACAGGCAGTTATTCGGGATGTGGGTAAGCCCTTGTATATTAGTCTAACCTGGAATACAGAAAATCGGTTTGGGGGCGGCGCATTGACGAATTGCGGCTTAAAAGAAGATGGCAAGCGTTTATTGGAAGAGCTGAATGGTCAAGGAATAGCCATTGACTTAAGCCATGCATCCGATCCTTTGGCTTACGAGATGATTGATTACATTGAAAATAAAGGTTTGGACATACCTTTAATGGCTAGCCATTCAAATGCACGCGCAATTAAAAATGTGCCTCGCAACTTGCCGACAGATATTGCTAAAGAATTATTTCGAAGAAGGGCGATTGTTGGGCTCAATCTTTACGGCCCTTTTGTTGGATTAAGCGAAGAAGCCATTCTTCAACATCTCGCTTTTTGGTTAGAGCTTGGAGGCGAAAAATACATGTGCTTTGGATCCGACTTTTTTTATGAAGGTGACTTTTCTACAATTCAGCGAGTCAAAGGGCAAGACTTATTCTTTAAACGCTATCCGGATGCGTCTTGTTATCCGGCTTTAATCGAGTTTATCCGAAAGGAATTAAAGCTTAGCGAATCGATTGTGCATCAATTGGCTTATCAAAATGCCGTCGATTTTTTAAACCGGTTAGGCGCAAAAATCTAGCCGTTTGTAAGAGGTTCATGGTTTTAAGACACTTATGATAGTTAGAGGCAGCTTGGGCTGACTTCAAATCAGCGATGATTGTTCTGTTTTAAGGATAGCAACTTTGCCCTTCTTATTCCCGGATTGCTATCTTATCAATCGGGTGCTTCCCGAACCCTTATCATTTTCTATCCAATTTACCTACAGTTTATTACGTCACGTGGGCTATGAAATCAGTCGGCCTAAAGGCCTCCAACACGCGTTCACTTTACTTCATAGACGTTAACAAAAAGAGTGGGCTTGGATAGGAAGAATCAGATTTGACAAATTTCTATCCAGCAGCCCGTTTGGAGGCAGATGTATGAGAGGCCTTTAGGCCGACTGATTTTAAAGCCCATAGTGAGTGATTAGCGAACTGTGGGTAACGGAATAAAAAATAATAAGAGCTCTTAGGAAAGGTTTACCCCTAGACTTTTGTTTTTTTAATCTTTGTTGATGTGCCATCAGGAACTAAGGTTTAAATCCCTTCAATGATAAGGGGAGAGTAGCCTCCTTCTTGCAGTTCATGATTGGCTTTTTCGAGTAATTCTTTGCCTGCGAAAACGACAGAGGCTCCTTTATCCATTTGCGGGGTAATGACCCGTTTGACTGCACCCATCACATCTTCTTTGGTAAGGCTAAGGAGTTTTGTCCTGAAGGCTTGGCGCACTTCCAGCGTTTTTCCTTCGCGCAACCAGCCATAGGCTAATTCTGCACGGCTGCCGGGAGAGATTGGAGAGTCTAAAGTCTGAATCATTTCAAATTTAGCTTCTTCTAAATCGGAATCGTCAAATTCCCCTTTGATGATTGTATCGATGGACTCCTGAAAAGCTTTAAAAGTGCTCAGCACGTTTGGATCTCGATAAGAGTAAAAATAGAAATTGCCTGACATGGGATTGCTGACCGCCCCACCACCATAGGCTCCGCCTTGTTCGCGGATACGTGCATGCAGCGTCAAATTATCGAATAAAAAGGCTGCAATATTTAAGGCGGGTGCGTCTGGGTTGGTATAGGAAAGAGTCGGAAACACTTTGCCAATAAAAGCCACAGGAGAAGCTATCATGCGTCCTTGAGATGGAACAGGAGACAGAGGGAAATTGCCTTTCCAATGATTAAACGGCCGCATTTCAATGTCTTTGAGTCCGTAGAAGCCATGTCCCTTTAATTCATCGTAAGTAGCGCTATTGCAGCTTAAAACAAGATGGGGATTTTCTAAACAGGTCACTCTTTGCTGAATGTCTTGCAGTTTGGCTAGCACGTAAGGTCCTTGCTTATCAAGATCTTTAACAATATCCCGGATTTTCCAGTAGTAATTGAGGCCGTAAAGATCATTGGCGACTTTAGAAGCTGTATTAAGCGCACTGGCCGATAAATTGATCGCGTATTTGAGGGCACTCTGATTTAGTCGGCTTTCCATGCCGGTAAAGTGCTTCAACAGGATTTCCTTGAAGCGAGCCAGGTTATCCACATGAGCCGATGTGATCGTGTCGAGCATCAATGGAAAAAGTTTAGAGGCTTTGCGATGCAAGGCCTTTCCTCTCAAATGAAATGTAGGCGTAAACTGGTTATAATTGTTCGCCTGCAGATTTAAGCTGATTCCAGCTCCAATTCCCCCTGTGTGACCTTGAATATAATCGAGATTTTCTGCGTAGTCTCGATTACCACATCCGACCTGGGTTAAAATGACCGTTAAGAGCCGTAGGTAAGGGAGGTCCTCTTCTGATAAAGCGGGTAAGTCGTAGATGAGATCGGCGTAAACAATGTCATTGGTAAAAACCGGGTAGTGAAAAGTTGTTAAATGGCCGACTTTTTCTTGATGCAAAGGATAATCGCGCGCAGTCAGAGGAATGTCTTGCAAGGAGACTTTCGGTAAAATTTCAATGTCTTCTTCTTCCTGCTCTTTTTGAAAGTTCGAAAGCATTTCTGCTTTTTCGATCAGTGCCTGGATTTGCTGCCCGGATAAAGACGCTTTGATCGTTTCTAATTGATACCTTTCTTGCTCGGCTTCCTTGGCTCCTAAGGTTTTGTCGGGCCTCATGACGATACGCACGAAATGGGGATTATCTAGAAGATATTTTTGAATGAGATGGCTGAAGTAATGGGGATCGGATAAGGTACGCTTGCGAACTTGATTAAAGAGCGAGTGAATCATCAATCCTTGCTCAGGCTCGGCTCCATGTTGCTTTAACAAGCCCGATCGCATAAACAGCGATAAGCCAAATGGGGCATGATCGCCAGTGATTTCACTGCGGTAAAATTCGAGCTGATGAATGGCATTTTCGATTGTCTGGATGGAGATTCCCGTTCTTGCAATCTCTCGCAACGTGTCTTTGATCAGCTTTTCCAAATCATCGGCTCGTTCAGGATTGCATCCCTTTAAGATGACTCCCCAAGGAATTTCATTGAGTTCGATGTCGATAAATGAGTTGGCTTGTTTGCACCAACCTGACTTTAAAAGAACCTTTTTTAAAGGAGAGGCATCTGTATCCATTAAAATGATTTCTAAAATATTTAAAGCCAATACATCTTCTTGCTCTAATATATGGCAGGTTAGCCACCCATAAGCTAAAAGTGTTTTGTCTGTTATCTCCTCTTCTGGAGCAATCGGATAGGTTAAATCTAAGTAGCGAGGTTCTTTAAAACGCGGCTGAAATGGGATCGGCGGAAGAGGAGGTGTGCTCTCAGTTTGATTTAAAGTTTGAGCGGCAATAAAGTCTAAGTGTCCCTCTAAGGGCATATTGCCATAAAAAAAGAAGAGGCAGCGGCTGGGGTGATAAAATGTATGGTAAAATTCCAGGAGTTCTTGGTAGGTAAGGCTTGGAATGGCTTCGGGATCACCCCCTGAATTGACGCCATAGGTAATATCTGGAAATAAGCCGGCATTAATGGCTTCTGCAAGGCGTGCACTTGGTGAAGAAAGAGCTCCTTTCATCTCATTATAGACGATTCCTTTGTATTCCAGAAGCGAACTCGAATCGGTTGGATTGGAAAATTCTAAGCGATGCCCTTCCTGTGCAAAACTAAGTTCTTTAATGTTTGGATGAAAGACTGCATCAAGATAGACCTCTAAAAGATTATAGAAGTCTTTATGTACTTGAGAAGCAGCTGGATAACAGGTGAAGTCAGCTCCTGTTAAAGCATTCATGAACGTATTTAAGCTACGTCTATTCATGGCAAAGAAAGGATCTTTTACAGGGAATTTTTTTGATCCGCAAAGAACGGTATGCTCTAAAATATGTGCAACGCCATTGGAATTGTGAGGCAGAGTTTGAAAAGAAAGACAAAATAAATTTTCTGGATCCTCATTGCCAATATGCATGACACGTGCGCCGCTAGGCTCGTGAATGAGTTCGCGCAAAAAACACTGTAGTTCGGGAATCTCTATGGCTTTTGTTACTTTGAAGTGGTTGTAGGTTTGACCAACGGTATTAAGGCGAGAAGGCTTGGCAATCATGTTTGGAGATCCTGCATTTAATATGTACACAAAATACCTGAAAATGGGCTTTTGGGCAACGCGAAAGCTCCTGCAGAGAATAACTATTTCTGAGAACAATGTGTAAGGGCCATGAGGAAAATAAGCTTCAATTTTCATGAAAAAAGGGAAATATGCACTTCCCTCTTGAAGAAAGACAATCAATGCTCTTGCCTTGTTAATCCTAAAATGCCCTTTTTAACCTTATGAGCATTCAAACGGCTGGCGG
Coding sequences within it:
- a CDS encoding dipeptidase; protein product: MIPVADLHCDLLCYLEENPARTPYDSVVRCSFPQLMKGHVKLQTLANFTHTGPLSVKKGMAQVQLYRQLALLYPKDVKRGQMPFSMPGQTDPVALLMAFENASGFCGEEEPLKDGINRLQAVIRDVGKPLYISLTWNTENRFGGGALTNCGLKEDGKRLLEELNGQGIAIDLSHASDPLAYEMIDYIENKGLDIPLMASHSNARAIKNVPRNLPTDIAKELFRRRAIVGLNLYGPFVGLSEEAILQHLAFWLELGGEKYMCFGSDFFYEGDFSTIQRVKGQDLFFKRYPDASCYPALIEFIRKELKLSESIVHQLAYQNAVDFLNRLGAKI
- a CDS encoding insulinase family protein; the encoded protein is MYILNAGSPNMIAKPSRLNTVGQTYNHFKVTKAIEIPELQCFLRELIHEPSGARVMHIGNEDPENLFCLSFQTLPHNSNGVAHILEHTVLCGSKKFPVKDPFFAMNRRSLNTFMNALTGADFTCYPAASQVHKDFYNLLEVYLDAVFHPNIKELSFAQEGHRLEFSNPTDSSSLLEYKGIVYNEMKGALSSPSARLAEAINAGLFPDITYGVNSGGDPEAIPSLTYQELLEFYHTFYHPSRCLFFFYGNMPLEGHLDFIAAQTLNQTESTPPLPPIPFQPRFKEPRYLDLTYPIAPEEEITDKTLLAYGWLTCHILEQEDVLALNILEIILMDTDASPLKKVLLKSGWCKQANSFIDIELNEIPWGVILKGCNPERADDLEKLIKDTLREIARTGISIQTIENAIHQLEFYRSEITGDHAPFGLSLFMRSGLLKQHGAEPEQGLMIHSLFNQVRKRTLSDPHYFSHLIQKYLLDNPHFVRIVMRPDKTLGAKEAEQERYQLETIKASLSGQQIQALIEKAEMLSNFQKEQEEEDIEILPKVSLQDIPLTARDYPLHQEKVGHLTTFHYPVFTNDIVYADLIYDLPALSEEDLPYLRLLTVILTQVGCGNRDYAENLDYIQGHTGGIGAGISLNLQANNYNQFTPTFHLRGKALHRKASKLFPLMLDTITSAHVDNLARFKEILLKHFTGMESRLNQSALKYAINLSASALNTASKVANDLYGLNYYWKIRDIVKDLDKQGPYVLAKLQDIQQRVTCLENPHLVLSCNSATYDELKGHGFYGLKDIEMRPFNHWKGNFPLSPVPSQGRMIASPVAFIGKVFPTLSYTNPDAPALNIAAFLFDNLTLHARIREQGGAYGGGAVSNPMSGNFYFYSYRDPNVLSTFKAFQESIDTIIKGEFDDSDLEEAKFEMIQTLDSPISPGSRAELAYGWLREGKTLEVRQAFRTKLLSLTKEDVMGAVKRVITPQMDKGASVVFAGKELLEKANHELQEGGYSPLIIEGI